A genomic stretch from Aedes albopictus strain Foshan chromosome 2, AalbF5, whole genome shotgun sequence includes:
- the LOC109426582 gene encoding innexin inx5, with the protein MIEITKPLRDILVPKSFDSTNTVWRLHSRITVYMLVFFTILLSARAYFGEPIECISSAAPTVRPSLHSFCWTLGTYISRDPKFVDASWDIIEIGTKMGHIPKEERFYQKYYQWVPFLLAIQAFLFSFPKHLWRFCEGGRLQTLCNNLDSILSPDSWNPRRKAKTLLYLTQESRKGHNRYALLFVGCEILNFLVVVLNMCLMNFLFGGFWTSYQPAIQALLSLDMNAWTSYNSLVFPKLAKCDFSYIGPSGTKQNLDALCLLPQNIVNEKIFAFLWLWFILLAIVSGAQLCYRLLQLCCQSVRFRVLFSLLNPISYHRLKRVVRESNIGYWFLLYQMARNINKGVMREIIRDLSRIGQELNMSKQNVHELQMEEESEDAQDGPEDDEVTV; encoded by the exons ATGATCGAAAtaacgaagcctttgcgggatatcCTCGTGCCAAAGTCGTTCGATTCGACCAACACGGTTTGGCGCCTCCATAGCCGGATCACCGTCTACATGTTGGTCTTCTTCACAATCCTGCTGTCGGCCCGGGCCTATTTCGGTGAACCGATCGAATGCATCAGCTCGGCCGCACCCACCGTGCGACCAAGCTTGCACAGCTTCTGCTGGACGCTCGGAACCTACATCAGCCGGGATCCGAAGTTCG TGGATGCCAGCTGGGACATCATCGAAATCGGGACGAAAATGGGACACATTCCGAAGGAGGAACGCTTCTACCAAAAGTATTACCAGTGGGTCCCGTTTCTGTTGGCGATTCAGGCTTTTTTATTCTCATTCCCCAAACACTTGTGGCGGTTTTGCGAGGGCGGTCGCCTACAGACGTTGTGCAACAATCTGG ATTCAATTTTGTCCCCGGATTCGTGGAACCCAAGGCGCAAAGCCAAGACTCTTCTTTATCTGACCCAAGAGAGCCGCAAGGGCCACAACCGATATGCGCTACTGTTCGTCGGCTGCGAGATTCTCAACTTCCTGGTCGTCGTGCTGAATATGTGCTTGATGAACTTCCTGTTCGGCGGATTCTGGACCAGTTACCAACCGGCTATCCAGGCGCTGCTCTCGCTGGACATGAACGCTTGGACATCGTACAACTCGCTGGTGTTCCCGAAGTTGGCCAAATGCGATTTCAGCTACATTGGACCGAGTGGAACGAAACAGAACTTGGACGCCCTGTGCCTTCTACCGCAAAACATCGTCAACGAGAAGATTTTCGCTTTCCTGTGGCTCTGGTTTATCCTGTTGGCCATTGTGTCCGGAGCGCAGCTGTGCTATCGGTTGCTCCAGCTTTGCTGCCAAAGCGTTCGATTCCGGGTGCTGTTCAGCTTGTTGAACCCCATCAGCTACCATCGGTTGAAGCGCGTGGTCCGGGAGTCCAATATCGGGTATTGGTTCCTGTTGTATCAGATGGCCCGGAACATCAACAAGGGCGTGATGAGGGAGATTATCCGGGATCTGTCTCGGATCGGCCAGGAGCTCAATATGTCCAAACAGAATGTACACGAGCTGCAGATGGAGGAGGAATCTGAGGACGCCCAGGATGGGCCAGAGGATGACGAGGTAACGGTGTGA
- the LOC109426580 gene encoding cylicin-1, with protein MGDNNLLAAYKLINSQLVQSNQKLKEEIKEKVDLINCLNEDLMQYRIENKTLRDMVQKLLEQFKMVTTIMGSVRDQSESVFNTVFNEHAQKEHEQQTRRPVAGLFYEKRRAERPPYVDEAAIEEAEDENHSEGDYETAIQEEEETGEELLGEEEEEMEEECTTPSKSPLVKRLGRKSRNRSFDESFETIDTNRVVKAVRKSQEYMQRRNSRDGRPSDEESLHEKSERKMEEDVSSMTVSAPVITIDATSATNETKGQTTIRNGAHVLEASSFSSSSGVPSDQSTQSELNPTTDQSLRPVSMKRMASDSMLTTLIEREANKENSFVNNDTISNAASSTPVVKKGRRKKPKPSYPHSISGLSPVPFVSLKPLTKQNLSKHNISYEGLELTANGVHKKIKAEDSCSDQNSIESNESGRPRRKAAPKTLKEQRINIKLRRT; from the exons ATGGGGGACAACAACCTCCTGGCGGCGTACAAACTTATAAACTCGCAGCTGGTGCAAAGCAATCAGAAACTCAAAGAGGAAATCAAGGAAAAGGTGGACTTGATCAACTGCCTGAATGAAGATCTGATGCAGTATCGGATTGAAAACAAAACGCTTCGGGACATGGTACAGAAGCTGTTGGAGCAGTTCAAGATGGTAACGACGATCATGGGATCGGTCCGGGATCAGAGCGAGTCGGTGTTCAATACGGTCTTCAACGAACACGCCCAAAAGGAGCACGAACAACAGACGCGGAGACCGGTGGCCGGATTGTTCTACGAGAAACGACGGGCAGAGCGACCGCCCTATGTGGACGAAGCGGCGATTGAGGAGGCGGAGGACGAGAACCATTCCGAGGGAGACTACGAAACGGCAATCCAGGAGGAAGAAGAAACTGGCGAGGAACTGCTCGGAGAAGAAGAGGAAGAGATGGAAGAGGAATGTACTACGCCATCGAAAAGCCCGCTGGTCAAACGGTTAGGACGAAAGTCCAGGAATCGTAGCTTTGACGAATCGTTCGAAACCATCGACACCAACAGGGTGGTCAAAGCGGTCCGTAAAAGTCAGGAATATATGcaacggaggaattcccgggatggCAGGCCCAGCGACGAGGAAAGTCTGCATGAGAAAAGTGAGCGGAAGATGGAAGAGGATGTCTCCAGTATGACCGTATCGGCACCGGTCATTACTATTGATGCTACTTCTGCTACAAATGAAACGAAAG GTCAAACAACAATACGGAACGGCGCACATGTTCTTGAAGccagcagtttctccagcagttccggaGTTCCAAGTGACCAGAGCACCCAAAGTGAGTTGAACCCGACGACGGATCAGAGTCTCCGGCCGGTGTCGATGAAGCGCATGGCAAGCGATTCCATGCTGACGACCCTAATCGAGCGAGAAGCCAACAAGGAGAATAGCTTCGTCAACAATGACACAATTTCCAACGCCGCTTCTTCCACCCCCGTCGTGAAAAAAGGTCGACGGAAGAAGCCAAAGCCATCCTACCCGCACAGTATTTCCGGTTTGTCCCCGGTGCCGTTCGTGTCCCTGAAGCCCCTGACGAAGCAGAATCTCAGCAAGCACAACATATCATACGAAGGACTCGAACTGACGGCCAATGGCGTCCATAAGAAAATTAAAGCCGAGGACAGTTGTAGCGATCAGAATAGCATAGAATCCAACGAATCCGGAAGACCCCGACGAAAAGCTGCTCCTAAGACGTTGAAGGAACAGAGAATTAATATAAAACTGCGACGGACGTAG
- the LOC109398652 gene encoding uncharacterized protein LOC109398652 isoform X3, with product MEFISKIFIILDNGYTVDLLKIIELIPQPFLAERTKCIYGINEWRKGLNLPPLSIDSSAESASASTPPPPPPAVADVTRGNCTATYLLQTSAKGRAIIEKYKTAKYLTRFDKRVITQIVVDGFKDRFSKLTSSELQNRAVELHSLFPSEPQETWYQPTWTTDNAGRKVRLRKLPKGTLRDRNINYKEERLAVQDASQVGAIDTERPGSSNDLTQADSTEYQCTKKWITHNQDDWEEVKIKWKQTTKIRLIELFGEEKRNTASILSEYPVLRHHQAYQLIQIDFQQRFPEKEKLLFDRWETFVGKVLPVLEAEVTDTAGKALLSCLKDDDISDDGRGLITIWLLHHIMPSPILRTPGKPRWKPSFVESRESVAILVKDLSELQTTLAKILKTTRERGVELAPFIVAHGEDPKNPSAFSVWNNVTSYKLPSFQKALDVCLKIYKSYGIAFPRQSLSVWHLLANLMFDFEVPREQINVVALCSSLRTSVQQPKQES from the exons ATGGaatttatttctaaaattttcatcATTCTAGATAACGGCTACACAGTTGATCTGCTCAAGATAATCGAACTCATCCCGCAGCCGTTTCTAGCGGAGAGGACGAAGTGCATCTACGGCATCAACGAATGGAGAAAAGGCCTG AATCTTCCTCCACTATCCATTGATTCTTCCGCCGAATCCGCATCTGCCAGTACGCCGCCTCCACCCCCGCCGGCTGTTGCTGATGTAACGAGAGGGAACTGTACAGCAACTTACTTGCTACAGACATCAGCAAAAGGCAGGGCCATCATCGAGAAGTATAAAACTGCAAAGTACTTGACAAGATTCGATAAGCGCGTCATTACACAAATCGTGGTAGACGGCTTCAAGGACCGGTTTTCAAAATTGACGTCCTCCGAACTGCAAAACAGAGCTGTTGAACTGCATTCCCTTTTTCCAAGTGAACCACAA GAAACTTGGTATCAACCTACATGGACGACTGATAACGCAGGTCGAAAAGTTCGACTGAGGAAATTGCCAAAAGGAACACTACGTGACCGCAACATAAATTACAAAGAAGAAAGGCTGGCGGTTCAGGACGCGAGCCAAGTGGGTGCTATAGACACTGAAAGGCCTGGCTCGAGCAACGACCTTACGCAAGCAGATT CAACGGAATACCAATGCACCAAAAAGTGGATAACCCATAATCAGGACGACTGGGAGGAGGTAAAAATAAAGTGGAAGCAGACGACAAAAATAAGACTCATTGAGTTATTTGGCGAAGAAAAACGTAACACCGCTTCGATTTTGTCTGAGTATCCTGTACTAAGACATCACCAAGCATATCAGCTAATCCAAATAGATTTCCAACAACGTTTTCCGGAAAAGGAAAAGCTGCTGTTTGACCGATGGGAAACTTTTGTCGGGAAGGTATTGCCTGTTTTGGAAGCTGAAGTTACTGATACCGCCGGAAAAGCTCTACTAAGTTGCCTGAAGGATGATGACATTTCTGACG atgGACGAGGACTCATCACCATCTGGTTGTTGCACCATATCATGCCGAGTCCCATTCTCAGGACACCCGGCAAGCCGCGATGGAAGCCTTCTTTTGTTGAATCCCGGGAAAGCGTAGCGATTTTGGTCAAGGATTTGTCGGAGCTCCAAACTACACTTGCAAAGATATTGAAAACAACACGCGAACGAGGTGTCGAACTAGCTCCATTTATTGTGGCCCACGGAGAAGACCCAAAAAATCCATCGGCGTTTTCCGTATGGAACAACGTTACATCTTACAAGCTACCGAGCTTTCAAAAAGCACTCGACGTTTGCCTGAAAATTTACAAATCATATGGTATTGCTTTTCCCCGCCAATCATTGTCGGTTTGGCACTTGTTGGCAAATCTGATGTTTGATTTTGAGGTCCCTCGTGAACAAATCAACGTGGTGGCATTGTGTTCTTCGCTGCGTACCAGTGTTCAACAACCCAAGCAAGAATCATGA
- the LOC109398652 gene encoding uncharacterized protein LOC109398652 isoform X1, translated as MIRCVAPRCTWKSQSIHRLHNHLNKHHGNLDVYECNIGDCSRKYNVKHSFYRHLNKHFERTNNTVSDGTVEQPCNEDSFTRTETTTDKTIHQAPVNDGRQAMITEDGHDDKYDGREDGRLSDETTHTSIFTHNLHMIINQMENASLNFNLKYLSANTLPRKVVFDIHQDIQNMFLNPLHSIIGLLESSGCITADGKTVFDELFNNMRCNETEYKFIQYLKKNDLYAEPKEFVLSNELRPGIVRNEQQMSNDPITAILMPLKFQLRKYLESDGVLDIILQNLTPSSDGCIRTMIDGNLWKQRTVNCDKKLIVPLNVFFDDFTTGDTVSSHASKTSICGIYYYVPCLPVHILTKLSNIHIAGFILSEDRKEFDNSYLFRNLVDILIELEEEGLEIHVRGEKLVVHFMLGFITGDNLGLSGILDLVESARANYYCRLCKRNRTQRENDTVEYVETFRTIKSYEEDLILDDVSLSGIKRDSIFNEIPSFHVTYNVYFDLMHDLWEGVCVYGLGHYFNYFINVKKIFSLDELNFRKNTFVFGNLNSSNIPSDIRDTNISKSKIKMTTSEIKTLVNFLPLIIGMLIPEKDEVWNHFCLLLQICHILMLREIPIEYLDNLKKLIQDHHSQYLTLFNDTLKPKHHNLLHYATSIMQSGAPRHQWAMREEAKHRDSKQYSRATNNKINLCKSLAIKAGFKFASDVFCKNFVVPEIDLRESQILNSPLSDEHKQLLCADGIVIGDVIRYIDKFQKHGMVFSNDMYFYIMQHSLMSIFWLEKIILDNNDKLVLICCRIQSRQFIDHFQSFEVYKTNEKQIITNIEKLQMRSVNLHRVNEKLLLRFCNYVNIVNIVP; from the exons ATGATTCGATGTGTAGCGCCTCGGTGTACTTGGAAATCGCAATCAATTCATCGTTTACATAACCATCTAAATAAACACCATGGAAACCTAGATGTATACGAATGCAACATCGGTGATTGTTCCAGGAAATATAACGTCAAACACTCATTTTACCGACATCTTAACAAACATTTTGAGCGAACCAACAATACTGTAAGTGATGGCACAGTAGAGCAGCCATGTAACGAAGATTCTTTTACACGTACCGAAACAACAACAGACAAGACCATTCATCAAGCACCGGTCAATGACGGTCGACAGGCGATGATAACTGAAGATGGCCATGATGACAAATACGACGGGCGCGAGGACGGGCGTTTATCTGATGAGACGACACATACTTCAATATTCACACATAATCTACATATGATCATCAATCAAATGGAAAATGCTTCTTTAAATTTCAATCTTAAATACCTAAGTGCGAACACTCTTCCGAGAAAAGTAGTTTTTGATATACACCAAGATATTCAGAACATGTTCTTGAACCCGCTTCATAGCATAATTGGATTATTGGAGTCTTCAGGATGCATTACGGCAGATGGTAAAACAGTATTTGATGAATTATTCAATAACATGCGTTGCAACGAAACGGAATACAAATTCATTCAGTATCTGAAGAAAAACGATTTATATGCAGAACCGAAAGAGTTTGTACTTAGTAACGAATTACGTCCGGGCATCGTACGAAATGAACAACAAATGAGCAACGACCCCATTACAG CTATTCTTATGCCATTGAAATTTCAACTTCGGAAATACTTGGAATCAGATGGAGTTTTGGATATCATTCTACAAAACTTAACGCCTTCGAGTGACGGATGCATCCGAACCATGATCGATGGTAATCTCTGGAAGCAACGCACGGTGAACTGTGACAAGAAGCTGATTGTGCCTTTGAATGTCTTTTTTGATGATTTTACGACCGGTGATACCGTTTCATCTCACGCGTCAAAAACTTCAATTTGCGGAATTTATTATTATGTTCCCTGCTTGCCTGTACATATTTTGACAAAACTGTCGAACATCCATATAGCAGGCTTTATATTGTCCGAAGACAGAAAGGAATTTGATAACAGTTATCTTTTTCGTAATTTAGTGGACATACTCATCGAATTAGAAGAAGAAGGGTTAGAGATTCACGTTAGAGGAGAAAAACTAGTAGTGCATTTTATGTTAGGATTCATTACTGGTGATAACTTAGGACTTTCTGGTATTTTGGACCTTGTTGAGTCCGCCCGAGCCAATTATTATTGTCGACTATGTAAAAGAAACCGAACTCAGAGAGAAAACGATACAGTCGAGTACGTTGAGACGTTCAGAACTATTAAAAGTTATGAAGAAGATTTAATTTTAGACGACGTGTCGCTTAGTGGCATTAAACGAGATAGCATATTTAATGAGATCCCTTCCTTCCATGTAACTTACAATGTTTACTTTGACCTAATGCATGACCTTTGGGAAGGTGTATGCGTTTACGGACTTGGCCactattttaattattttataaATGTAAAGAAAATATTTTCACTTGACGAattgaattttagaaaaaatacgTTTGTGTTCGGAAATCTAAACTCGTCCAATATACCCAGCGATATTAGAGATACAAACATATCAAAAAGTAAAATCAAAATGACTACAAGTGAAATTAAAACGTTAGTAAACTTCCTTCCACTTATTATTGGAATGCTCATACCTGAGAAAGATGAGGTTTGGAACCATTTTTGTCTGTTGCTGCAAATTTGTCACATTCTTATGCTGCGTGAAATTCCAATTGAATATCTGGATAATTTAAAAAAGCTAATACAGGATCATCACTCACAATATTTGACATTGTTTAACGATACACTCAAACCCAAGCACCATAACTTGTTACATTATGCTACATCTATTATGCAATCAGGTGCACCACGACATCAGTGGGCTATGCGAGAGGAAGCAAAACATCGAGACTCAAAACAGTATAGCAGAGCGACTAACAACAAGATAAATTTGTGTAAATCTCTAGCAATCAAGGCGGGATTCAAATTTGCTTCTGATGTATTCTGTAAAAATTTTGTAGTGCCTGAAATAGATCTACGAGAATCTCAAATACTCAACTCACCACTAAGCGATGAACACAAACAGCTATTATGTGCTGATGGCATAGTGATTGGTGACGTCATTCGCTACATAGACAAATTTCAGAAGCACGGAATGGTTTTTAGCAACGATATGTATTTTTATATAATGCAGCATAGTTTGATGAGCATTTTTTGGTTGGAAAAGATAATTTTGGATAATAACGACAAACTCGTTCTGATTTGTTGTAGAATACAGTCCCGTCAATTTATTGATCATTTCCAGTCATTTGAAGTATACAAAACAAATGAAAAGCAAATCATTACCAACATCGAAAAGCTGCAGATGCGTTCAGTCAATTTACATAGAGTAAACGAAAAACTATTATTAAGATTTTGTAATTATGTAAATATAGTAAATATTGTTCCCTAA
- the LOC109398652 gene encoding uncharacterized protein LOC109398652 isoform X2 yields MPLKFQLRKYLESDGVLDIILQNLTPSSDGCIRTMIDGNLWKQRTVNCDKKLIVPLNVFFDDFTTGDTVSSHASKTSICGIYYYVPCLPVHILTKLSNIHIAGFILSEDRKEFDNSYLFRNLVDILIELEEEGLEIHVRGEKLVVHFMLGFITGDNLGLSGILDLVESARANYYCRLCKRNRTQRENDTVEYVETFRTIKSYEEDLILDDVSLSGIKRDSIFNEIPSFHVTYNVYFDLMHDLWEGVCVYGLGHYFNYFINVKKIFSLDELNFRKNTFVFGNLNSSNIPSDIRDTNISKSKIKMTTSEIKTLVNFLPLIIGMLIPEKDEVWNHFCLLLQICHILMLREIPIEYLDNLKKLIQDHHSQYLTLFNDTLKPKHHNLLHYATSIMQSGAPRHQWAMREEAKHRDSKQYSRATNNKINLCKSLAIKAGFKFASDVFCKNFVVPEIDLRESQILNSPLSDEHKQLLCADGIVIGDVIRYIDKFQKHGMVFSNDMYFYIMQHSLMSIFWLEKIILDNNDKLVLICCRIQSRQFIDHFQSFEVYKTNEKQIITNIEKLQMRSVNLHRVNEKLLLRFCNYVNIVNIVP; encoded by the coding sequence ATGCCATTGAAATTTCAACTTCGGAAATACTTGGAATCAGATGGAGTTTTGGATATCATTCTACAAAACTTAACGCCTTCGAGTGACGGATGCATCCGAACCATGATCGATGGTAATCTCTGGAAGCAACGCACGGTGAACTGTGACAAGAAGCTGATTGTGCCTTTGAATGTCTTTTTTGATGATTTTACGACCGGTGATACCGTTTCATCTCACGCGTCAAAAACTTCAATTTGCGGAATTTATTATTATGTTCCCTGCTTGCCTGTACATATTTTGACAAAACTGTCGAACATCCATATAGCAGGCTTTATATTGTCCGAAGACAGAAAGGAATTTGATAACAGTTATCTTTTTCGTAATTTAGTGGACATACTCATCGAATTAGAAGAAGAAGGGTTAGAGATTCACGTTAGAGGAGAAAAACTAGTAGTGCATTTTATGTTAGGATTCATTACTGGTGATAACTTAGGACTTTCTGGTATTTTGGACCTTGTTGAGTCCGCCCGAGCCAATTATTATTGTCGACTATGTAAAAGAAACCGAACTCAGAGAGAAAACGATACAGTCGAGTACGTTGAGACGTTCAGAACTATTAAAAGTTATGAAGAAGATTTAATTTTAGACGACGTGTCGCTTAGTGGCATTAAACGAGATAGCATATTTAATGAGATCCCTTCCTTCCATGTAACTTACAATGTTTACTTTGACCTAATGCATGACCTTTGGGAAGGTGTATGCGTTTACGGACTTGGCCactattttaattattttataaATGTAAAGAAAATATTTTCACTTGACGAattgaattttagaaaaaatacgTTTGTGTTCGGAAATCTAAACTCGTCCAATATACCCAGCGATATTAGAGATACAAACATATCAAAAAGTAAAATCAAAATGACTACAAGTGAAATTAAAACGTTAGTAAACTTCCTTCCACTTATTATTGGAATGCTCATACCTGAGAAAGATGAGGTTTGGAACCATTTTTGTCTGTTGCTGCAAATTTGTCACATTCTTATGCTGCGTGAAATTCCAATTGAATATCTGGATAATTTAAAAAAGCTAATACAGGATCATCACTCACAATATTTGACATTGTTTAACGATACACTCAAACCCAAGCACCATAACTTGTTACATTATGCTACATCTATTATGCAATCAGGTGCACCACGACATCAGTGGGCTATGCGAGAGGAAGCAAAACATCGAGACTCAAAACAGTATAGCAGAGCGACTAACAACAAGATAAATTTGTGTAAATCTCTAGCAATCAAGGCGGGATTCAAATTTGCTTCTGATGTATTCTGTAAAAATTTTGTAGTGCCTGAAATAGATCTACGAGAATCTCAAATACTCAACTCACCACTAAGCGATGAACACAAACAGCTATTATGTGCTGATGGCATAGTGATTGGTGACGTCATTCGCTACATAGACAAATTTCAGAAGCACGGAATGGTTTTTAGCAACGATATGTATTTTTATATAATGCAGCATAGTTTGATGAGCATTTTTTGGTTGGAAAAGATAATTTTGGATAATAACGACAAACTCGTTCTGATTTGTTGTAGAATACAGTCCCGTCAATTTATTGATCATTTCCAGTCATTTGAAGTATACAAAACAAATGAAAAGCAAATCATTACCAACATCGAAAAGCTGCAGATGCGTTCAGTCAATTTACATAGAGTAAACGAAAAACTATTATTAAGATTTTGTAATTATGTAAATATAGTAAATATTGTTCCCTAA
- the LOC109426581 gene encoding EARP-interacting protein homolog produces MDETNSLVYGLEFQARALASRQTESDQVRFFLATQSLKPNNQLHVVDVNEDSSALEAKVLSHPLGEVWKLTASPHDGRVLASCYSIHRGSQTTMQTALLRLPDQFDPPTGDQEFLQFADVDILNTEGYGGEIRTTEFHPTDAAVVSTVIDGKVLLFNRAEAGSKLVAEINAKHMPKFSGGRWSHFNQGNQFITLYDCSVRSYDVREPNHCAWTIEDAHSQLVRDLDCNPNKQYHIVTGGDDGVLKIWDFRNTKEHVFARNDHHHWIWNVRYNAYHDQLLLSSSSDGKVLLTCAGSVSSEALESGENSSDKEHLADGLLQTFDQHEDSVYCVEWSTADPWMFASLSYDGRLVISKVPKQYKYQILL; encoded by the exons ATGGATGAAACGAATTCATTGGTTTACGGTCTGGAGTTTCAG GCCCGTGCCCTAGCATCCCGGCAGACGGAAAGTGACCAGGTTCGTTTCTTTTTGGCTACCCAGTCGTTGAAACCCAACAATCAGCTGCATGTGGTCGACGTGAACGAGGATAGTTCCGCCCTGGAGGCAAAGGTGTTGTCCCATCCGCTCGGGGAAGTTTGGAAGCTTACGGCCAGCCCACACGATGGTCGCGTCCTGGCGTCATGCTACAGTATTCATCGGGGAAGTCAAACGACCATGCAGACTGCGTTGTTGCGACTACCGGATCAGTTCGATCCTCCAACGGGTGATCAGGAGTTTCTGCAGTTTGCTGACGTCGACATTTTGAACACGGAAGGCTATGGAGGCGAAATTCGGACAACGGAGTTTCATCCGACGGATGCGGCGGTTGTGAGCACGGTGATTGATGGAAAAGTGTTGCTCTTCAATCGGGCGGAAGCTGGTAGCAAGTTGGTGGCAGAAATAAACGCTAAGCATATGCCGAAGTTCTCCGGAGGCCGCTGGTCTCATTTCAATCAGGGTAATCAATTTATCACGTTGTACGACTGTAGCGTTAGGTCGTACGACGTTCGGGAGCCGAATCATTGCGCTTGGACCATCGAGGACGCCCATAGCCAACTGGTGCGTGATTTGGACTGTAACCCGAACAAGCAGTATCACATCGTAACGGGTGGAGACGACGGCGTGTTGAAGATCTGGGACTTTCGGAACACCAAGGAGCACGTGTTTGCCCGGAATGATCATCACCATTGGATTTGGAACGTACGGTACAATGCCTATCACGATCAACTGCTTCTGTCGAGTAGCAGCGATGGCAAAGTGCTTCTGACTTGTGCTGGTAGCGTGAGTTCGGAAGCGTTGGAAAGTGGTGAAAATTCTAGCGACAAGGAACACCTGGCCGATGGGCTGCTGCAAACGTTTGACCAACATGAGGACTCGGTGTACTGCGTGGAGTGGAGTACGGCCGATCCGTGGATGTTTGCCTCGCTGAGCTACGATGGACGCTTGGTGATCTCGAAGGTGCCGAAGCAGTACAAGTATCAAATATTGCTATGA